In a single window of the Streptomyces sp. NBC_00285 genome:
- a CDS encoding ParB/RepB/Spo0J family partition protein produces MFANLKTSEIAPNPDQPRKFFDEAQQEELTGSIKENGLLQPVVVRPVEGAEVPYMLIAGERRWRSCKAAGLEVIPAKVIEDASEEKAYVLSIAENVNRSDMTIMEEAGAYADLKAAGWTPAKIAKQFGKTETHITWRLGLLTLRPEVAEMVDKGQIKNNLAWHIAQLSPANQMVAAMRYVRGDFDTEAEAQHFANGLKMMEQQTSLTGEQTPTAEEQETRKQAKAKAKDSLGKAEDILIPLFEELGGKKPEDLAVILGNDLDRYVRVVGKIYSQVQAVRNALSKAQGVQRAMQAQFNKAAAEVQNEAAAAKKTEAAAKPDVAEPAKPVEPKTAAKPASKTAAKPQPTARKEAVKPAPKPEARTAAGAKSPARRTPAKKTEPAAK; encoded by the coding sequence GTGTTCGCTAACCTCAAGACCTCCGAGATCGCCCCCAACCCCGACCAGCCCCGCAAGTTCTTCGACGAGGCGCAGCAGGAGGAACTGACGGGCAGCATCAAGGAGAACGGCCTCCTCCAGCCGGTCGTCGTCCGCCCGGTCGAGGGGGCCGAAGTCCCCTACATGCTGATCGCGGGCGAGCGCCGGTGGAGGTCCTGCAAGGCGGCCGGCCTGGAGGTCATCCCGGCGAAGGTCATCGAGGACGCCAGCGAGGAGAAGGCGTACGTCCTCAGCATCGCCGAGAACGTCAACCGCTCGGACATGACGATCATGGAGGAGGCCGGAGCGTACGCCGACCTCAAGGCGGCGGGCTGGACCCCGGCCAAGATCGCCAAGCAGTTCGGCAAGACGGAGACCCACATCACCTGGCGCCTGGGTCTGCTCACCCTGCGGCCCGAGGTCGCCGAGATGGTCGACAAGGGCCAGATCAAGAACAACCTGGCCTGGCACATTGCCCAGCTCTCCCCCGCCAACCAGATGGTCGCGGCCATGCGGTATGTGCGCGGCGACTTCGACACCGAGGCAGAGGCCCAGCACTTCGCCAACGGCCTGAAGATGATGGAGCAGCAGACCTCCCTTACCGGTGAGCAGACCCCGACGGCCGAGGAGCAGGAGACGCGGAAGCAGGCCAAGGCCAAGGCGAAGGACAGCCTGGGCAAGGCGGAAGACATCCTTATCCCACTGTTCGAGGAACTGGGCGGGAAGAAGCCCGAGGACCTGGCCGTCATCCTCGGCAACGACCTCGACCGCTACGTGCGCGTCGTCGGCAAGATCTACAGCCAGGTGCAGGCGGTGCGGAATGCGCTGAGCAAGGCTCAGGGCGTCCAGCGCGCCATGCAGGCCCAGTTCAACAAGGCAGCCGCCGAGGTCCAGAACGAAGCGGCGGCCGCGAAGAAGACCGAAGCGGCAGCGAAGCCCGACGTGGCCGAGCCCGCGAAGCCGGTCGAGCCGAAGACCGCCGCGAAGCCTGCATCGAAGACGGCCGCCAAGCCGCAGCCGACGGCGCGGAAGGAGGCCGTCAAGCCCGCCCCGAAGCCTGAGGCGCGGACGGCCGCGGGCGCCAAGAGTCCGGCGCGCCGGACGCCCGCCAAGAAGACCGAACCGGCCGCGAAGTAG
- a CDS encoding helix-turn-helix domain-containing protein, translating to MSEGQPVDASEQSPDELIRESKRTIAQRLRHLRQRHPEGPFTLASLAERAGVSARTLAQAESSEGANVTLETLTKVAHSLGIRRIAYFLDDTVYEQITAEFDALDQLRKQGVEGVIARRSVPTGLPPASVEQLTQLLSGIVANAEQARVALQEIPPSEHPHPPRESDS from the coding sequence ATGAGCGAAGGCCAGCCCGTCGACGCATCGGAACAGTCGCCCGACGAACTGATCCGCGAGTCCAAGCGGACGATCGCGCAACGGCTGCGACACCTTCGCCAGCGCCACCCCGAAGGACCGTTCACTCTCGCCTCGCTGGCGGAGAGGGCAGGGGTCTCGGCTCGCACACTGGCTCAGGCCGAGTCCTCCGAAGGGGCCAACGTCACGCTCGAAACCCTCACCAAAGTGGCGCACAGCCTCGGCATCAGGCGCATCGCCTACTTCCTCGACGACACCGTTTACGAGCAAATCACCGCAGAATTCGACGCCCTGGACCAGCTCCGGAAGCAGGGAGTCGAGGGTGTTATAGCGCGCAGGTCCGTCCCCACCGGTCTGCCGCCAGCCTCGGTGGAGCAGCTCACCCAACTCCTCAGCGGGATCGTCGCAAACGCGGAACAAGCCCGTGTAGCCCTACAGGAAATTCCGCCCTCTGAGCATCCCCACCCCCCACGAGAGAGCGACAGTTAG
- a CDS encoding ImmA/IrrE family metallo-endopeptidase: MTPRSRRKTTNGHHHSDFKQRCEERVRSLELPEGEQLTVPVLCERLGRLRQRPLQVLGLDLPVGSPDGLLIETDAQDFIIYEARLAPVHQRQVVLHEVGHLICDHSTQAAAPAVAELFTPSLDPSLVRRVLGRDHSHTDVEREAEYIGSLIGRRISDWGAERTRTVPPEARGLVARLSALEPPRPAR; the protein is encoded by the coding sequence ATGACCCCACGATCACGCCGGAAGACGACAAACGGCCATCATCACAGCGACTTCAAGCAACGTTGCGAAGAGCGCGTCCGCTCTCTTGAACTGCCGGAAGGGGAGCAACTCACCGTCCCCGTTCTGTGCGAGCGACTTGGCCGGCTTCGCCAACGGCCCCTCCAGGTCCTAGGCCTGGACCTGCCGGTGGGAAGCCCTGACGGCCTGTTGATCGAGACCGATGCCCAGGACTTCATCATCTACGAAGCGCGCCTCGCCCCAGTTCATCAGCGCCAAGTGGTCCTGCACGAGGTCGGCCACCTCATCTGTGATCACTCCACACAAGCTGCCGCCCCTGCCGTAGCGGAGCTGTTCACGCCGTCGCTGGATCCCAGCCTGGTGCGCCGAGTCCTCGGACGCGATCACTCCCACACCGACGTGGAGCGGGAGGCCGAGTACATCGGCTCCCTGATCGGACGCAGGATCAGCGACTGGGGTGCCGAACGCACCCGGACAGTTCCTCCAGAGGCACGAGGCCTCGTAGCCCGTCTGTCCGCTCTGGAACCTCCCCGTCCCGCTAGGTAG
- a CDS encoding MAB_1171c family putative transporter: protein MNSVLYPICAAVSCVAFFYRIRILRFDRSPAQWALCGNFLLSAVIFTVSTPSVWVATSAAVGVVNFSGLFTQVLAMCLAGCQQLVLLHLTYERDVAWRKARLRITGIGLVVSTMVALFVFATHASELPTNYALTTAQFYPAYLSIYIAAYLWNQIDVCILCWRHARVSPRPWLRRGLRLVALTLPSSLVYAGCRVADIVAAQFGISGETWEPLVPFALLVGIVGKTIGWTLPDWGRYITTVQEWLSHRRLHYELAPLHRQITAHVPDPVLELDPDDDLRTRLYRMVVEMRDAQWALRLWMTPNAVAAARREGEALRLRGDDLLAFVEAQQLKSAIEAKSHGVPPMDHSVMPRLAEPPDLAAELTFQRKIAQRFRQSPLTTVAVAGSAPTAAPQDEN, encoded by the coding sequence ATGAACAGCGTTCTATATCCCATCTGCGCTGCGGTGAGCTGCGTGGCCTTCTTTTACAGGATTCGAATCCTGCGCTTCGACCGTTCGCCAGCGCAGTGGGCCCTGTGCGGCAACTTCTTACTGTCCGCCGTGATATTTACGGTGTCCACCCCGTCCGTCTGGGTGGCTACCAGCGCCGCCGTCGGCGTCGTGAACTTCTCCGGGCTCTTCACGCAAGTCCTGGCCATGTGTTTGGCCGGCTGCCAGCAACTCGTCCTGCTACATCTCACTTACGAACGGGATGTTGCCTGGCGCAAGGCGCGCTTGCGGATCACGGGTATCGGTCTCGTGGTGAGCACCATGGTCGCGCTCTTCGTCTTCGCGACCCACGCCAGCGAACTTCCCACGAACTATGCGCTGACGACGGCCCAGTTCTACCCGGCCTACCTGTCGATCTACATAGCGGCCTACCTCTGGAACCAGATCGACGTGTGCATCTTGTGCTGGCGGCATGCTCGCGTCTCGCCCAGGCCATGGCTTCGCCGCGGCCTGCGCCTTGTTGCTCTGACCCTGCCCTCCTCTCTGGTCTACGCGGGATGCCGAGTCGCCGACATCGTCGCGGCCCAATTCGGTATATCTGGTGAAACCTGGGAGCCCCTCGTGCCGTTCGCGCTCCTGGTCGGAATCGTCGGCAAGACCATCGGCTGGACCCTGCCGGACTGGGGCCGCTACATCACCACCGTTCAGGAGTGGCTCTCCCACCGCCGGCTTCACTACGAACTCGCCCCGCTGCACCGTCAGATCACCGCGCACGTTCCCGATCCCGTCCTCGAACTGGACCCTGACGACGACCTTCGAACTCGCCTGTACCGCATGGTCGTCGAGATGCGGGACGCCCAGTGGGCACTACGCCTGTGGATGACACCCAACGCGGTGGCAGCGGCGCGGCGAGAGGGCGAGGCACTCAGACTCCGCGGCGACGACCTCCTCGCCTTCGTCGAGGCCCAGCAGCTCAAGTCCGCGATCGAGGCCAAGTCACACGGAGTCCCGCCGATGGACCACTCGGTCATGCCGCGCCTCGCCGAACCCCCAGACCTCGCGGCGGAGTTGACCTTCCAACGCAAGATCGCCCAACGCTTCCGGCAGTCCCCCCTCACCACAGTTGCCGTAGCGGGATCAGCGCCGACCGCAGCACCGCAGGATGAGAACTGA
- a CDS encoding cytochrome P450 family protein, with the protein MTPPDTTLPCPFDANFFNDPYTTYARLRAEGAAHRLNTPEGAPIWFIPRERDVRAALSDPRLSVNKAHSTRGYQGFSLPPALDANLLNVDHSDHLRLRRLVSQAFTARRVEQLRATIEEATHRLADAMEAVGIHDLAATYANPLPITVIGDLLAVPDEDRLAFSFWVATMFAPDHPGQVGEAINTIQEFLTNLVAERRRALGNDLLSDLITAQDEGDKLSEDELVSLAFLILMAGSENVQHVITTGVLTLLQHPQQMEELHGNLGLLPHAVEEILRYAHPNQMAIRRFPLEDIEIGGVRIPKGETVMLCLASANRDPYRYPDADRFNMHRADTSHLALGHGLHYCLGAALGRIEIQSALATLLRRFPRLRLAVPSSELRWRSSWRSHALRELPVRVR; encoded by the coding sequence ATGACGCCGCCAGACACCACCCTCCCGTGCCCCTTCGACGCCAACTTCTTCAACGATCCGTACACCACGTACGCGCGTCTTCGCGCTGAAGGTGCCGCGCACCGCCTCAACACGCCGGAGGGGGCGCCCATCTGGTTCATCCCGCGAGAGAGGGATGTACGCGCCGCCTTGAGCGACCCGCGGTTGTCCGTGAACAAGGCCCACTCGACCCGGGGTTATCAGGGCTTCTCTCTCCCCCCGGCCCTGGACGCCAACCTCCTCAACGTCGACCACTCAGACCATCTGCGGCTCCGCCGCCTGGTGAGCCAGGCGTTCACCGCCCGCCGGGTAGAGCAGCTCCGCGCCACGATCGAGGAGGCCACGCACCGACTGGCCGATGCCATGGAAGCGGTCGGCATCCACGATCTGGCCGCGACCTACGCGAACCCGCTCCCGATCACGGTGATCGGTGACCTCCTCGCCGTTCCCGACGAGGACAGACTCGCCTTCTCCTTCTGGGTCGCCACCATGTTCGCCCCCGACCATCCCGGGCAGGTCGGAGAAGCCATCAACACCATCCAGGAGTTCCTCACCAACCTCGTCGCCGAGCGTCGACGCGCCCTGGGCAATGACCTTCTCTCCGACCTGATCACCGCCCAGGACGAGGGCGACAAGCTCAGTGAGGACGAACTCGTCTCACTCGCCTTCCTGATCCTCATGGCCGGAAGCGAGAACGTGCAGCACGTGATCACCACTGGAGTGCTCACCCTGCTGCAACATCCCCAGCAGATGGAAGAACTGCACGGCAACTTGGGCCTTCTCCCGCATGCCGTGGAGGAGATACTCCGCTACGCGCACCCCAATCAGATGGCCATCCGCCGCTTTCCGCTGGAAGACATCGAGATCGGCGGCGTCCGCATCCCCAAGGGAGAAACGGTGATGCTCTGCCTGGCCTCCGCAAACCGGGACCCCTACCGCTACCCGGACGCAGACCGCTTCAACATGCACCGGGCGGACACCAGTCACCTCGCCCTCGGGCACGGCCTCCACTACTGCCTCGGCGCCGCCCTGGGCCGCATCGAGATCCAATCCGCGCTGGCTACCCTGCTGCGCCGCTTCCCGCGCTTGCGCCTGGCCGTCCCGTCGAGCGAGCTGCGGTGGCGCTCGTCGTGGCGTTCGCACGCGCTCCGAGAACTGCCCGTTAGGGTGCGCTGA
- a CDS encoding recombinase family protein — protein MPRLYGFADTAFRRPKDDELPPLREAANRREAGQPYGDITGWMNAEGHRTTLGNEWRPAALASVLDHPAIAGLYEDEEGNLLPSGGPELIPPAQFRKIRQMRPKHQPETDRAPQQEYLLSGEQTACGLCTHPLGAAPSNAGSRGHRCKPSTPQHPGGCGRVRINADLLETYVAEHVLAELAKPEVSALIEQARDQLLAEAEELRKKADEASLRQKQLGKDYARPSGMSLKAFKAADKELSAQANAFRARARLLERVKHVPVGAVPDLVRWWQHAPLVAKQGVVALMLEQVVVYPAASRGSRTVDADRVALKWRTWGSAPEGAAVTEDAYPGPVSAP, from the coding sequence GTGCCGAGGTTGTACGGGTTCGCGGATACCGCGTTCAGAAGGCCGAAGGACGACGAGTTGCCGCCTCTGCGGGAGGCCGCCAACCGGCGTGAGGCCGGCCAGCCCTACGGGGACATCACAGGCTGGATGAACGCGGAGGGGCACCGCACGACCCTGGGCAACGAGTGGAGGCCAGCCGCTCTGGCCTCGGTCCTGGATCACCCGGCCATCGCCGGCCTCTATGAAGACGAGGAGGGCAACCTGCTGCCCTCCGGCGGGCCCGAGCTGATCCCACCCGCGCAGTTCCGGAAGATCCGCCAGATGCGGCCCAAGCACCAGCCGGAGACAGACCGGGCGCCGCAGCAGGAGTACTTGCTGAGCGGTGAGCAGACCGCGTGCGGCCTGTGCACCCACCCCCTCGGTGCCGCTCCCTCCAACGCGGGCAGTCGCGGCCATCGTTGCAAGCCGAGCACTCCGCAGCACCCCGGTGGCTGCGGACGCGTACGGATCAACGCGGACCTTTTGGAGACGTACGTGGCCGAGCATGTGCTGGCCGAGCTGGCCAAGCCCGAGGTCAGTGCGCTGATCGAGCAGGCGCGCGATCAGCTGCTGGCGGAGGCGGAGGAGCTGCGCAAGAAGGCGGATGAGGCCAGCCTTCGGCAGAAGCAGCTCGGCAAGGACTACGCCCGCCCCTCGGGCATGTCGCTGAAGGCGTTCAAGGCGGCCGACAAGGAGCTGTCGGCGCAGGCCAACGCGTTCAGGGCGCGGGCGCGGCTCCTTGAACGGGTCAAGCATGTGCCCGTGGGGGCCGTGCCGGATCTGGTGCGGTGGTGGCAGCACGCGCCGCTGGTGGCGAAGCAGGGTGTTGTGGCCCTGATGTTGGAGCAGGTCGTCGTGTACCCGGCGGCGTCCAGGGGCTCGCGCACCGTGGACGCCGACCGGGTGGCCTTGAAGTGGCGCACGTGGGGCTCCGCGCCTGAAGGTGCAGCCGTTACTGAGGACGCCTACCCCGGACCGGTCAGCGCACCCTAA
- a CDS encoding DNA-binding protein, giving the protein MTTQETGVQPQSGAMSLEELLSLPATVNVTTAGRALGIGRDKAYELIREGRFPVRTLPLGGTVRVPTAELWKILGVEGARV; this is encoded by the coding sequence ATGACCACCCAGGAAACGGGCGTGCAGCCGCAGTCCGGCGCGATGAGCCTGGAGGAGCTGCTGTCTCTTCCGGCCACGGTCAACGTCACAACGGCCGGACGGGCTTTGGGCATTGGCCGGGACAAGGCGTACGAGTTGATTCGTGAAGGCAGGTTCCCGGTCCGGACGCTCCCGCTGGGAGGGACGGTGCGCGTGCCGACGGCGGAGCTGTGGAAGATCCTTGGCGTTGAGGGCGCTCGCGTGTAG
- a CDS encoding tyrosine-type recombinase/integrase: protein MFEPSYYRRCQCKGPLKDKEGKPRLNPDGSPKIGSIGTTCAKLGPKHGTWSFYFELEPAEGGERQRVRRGGFTKKDDAKKKAKELYDAATAGTDVLSDEKCGAFFLRWLKAKKSLARTTRHGYEEHLNNYLLPHLGHIKRRDLKVRHLDLMYDAIEKENAERVLHRLRVDQLKKDRDDAHRAWVKVAGYAHREERRVARRAFLDANAALREGRKGLRKVTSAATMHRINDTLSSALSWGIKREQAFTKNWAQFVELPPATRPKPLVWTPERVEHWKRTGEKPGPVMVWTPELTGQFLDFAKNDWLYELWHSFIFLGPRRGEMAALPWTEVSTDALWMRISQQIVEVAYQLYGEAPKADSVRTLSLSLESGDNFVSFRAKQEQKRQEWGDAYVETGRVWTHENGEALHPDWVSRRFARLVELSGLPPVRLHDLRHLAATLSLLAGNDIKVVQEKLGHSSRQITSDTYTSVLPEMMRAEAESIMAVVPRDITFAVHTTLELPGTIWQDGLAVLFAHGARQPDDTWAVGAQPRPDADLLGMVTLVGRGQEDAANAAVRWIRDHCAANDLELVRVENFNDRYPEEQRSDFSLTRFTVGRAEDPGPDGWELPTGLPTTRPRRARGAAKRRRKAA, encoded by the coding sequence ATGTTCGAACCGAGCTACTACCGGCGATGCCAGTGCAAGGGGCCGCTCAAGGACAAGGAGGGCAAGCCCAGACTCAACCCAGACGGCTCCCCGAAGATCGGGTCCATCGGCACCACGTGCGCCAAGCTCGGCCCCAAGCACGGTACATGGTCCTTCTACTTCGAACTCGAACCCGCAGAAGGCGGCGAACGCCAACGCGTACGACGCGGAGGCTTCACCAAGAAGGACGACGCCAAGAAGAAGGCAAAAGAGCTTTACGACGCCGCCACCGCCGGCACTGATGTGCTCTCCGACGAAAAGTGCGGCGCATTCTTCCTCCGGTGGCTCAAAGCGAAGAAGTCCCTCGCCCGCACCACCCGCCACGGCTACGAGGAACACCTCAACAACTACCTCCTCCCCCACCTCGGGCACATCAAGCGGCGCGACCTCAAGGTCCGCCACCTCGACCTCATGTACGACGCGATCGAGAAGGAGAACGCCGAGCGGGTCCTCCACCGTCTCCGCGTCGATCAGCTCAAGAAGGACCGCGACGACGCACACCGGGCCTGGGTGAAGGTGGCGGGCTACGCCCACCGGGAAGAACGCCGGGTCGCCCGCCGAGCCTTCCTCGACGCCAACGCGGCACTCCGCGAGGGCAGGAAGGGGCTGCGGAAGGTCACCTCCGCCGCCACCATGCACCGCATCAACGACACCCTCAGCTCTGCGCTGTCCTGGGGGATCAAGCGCGAGCAGGCCTTCACCAAGAACTGGGCGCAGTTCGTGGAACTGCCTCCGGCCACCCGCCCCAAGCCCCTCGTGTGGACGCCCGAACGCGTCGAACACTGGAAGCGCACCGGCGAGAAGCCCGGCCCCGTCATGGTCTGGACACCGGAACTCACCGGCCAGTTCCTCGACTTCGCCAAGAACGACTGGCTCTACGAGCTGTGGCACTCGTTCATCTTCCTCGGCCCCCGCCGCGGCGAGATGGCCGCACTGCCCTGGACCGAAGTCAGCACCGACGCCCTCTGGATGCGGATCTCCCAGCAGATCGTCGAAGTCGCCTACCAGCTATACGGCGAAGCACCGAAGGCCGACAGCGTCCGAACCCTGTCGCTGAGCCTGGAGTCCGGCGACAACTTCGTGAGCTTCCGCGCGAAACAGGAGCAGAAGCGCCAGGAGTGGGGCGACGCCTACGTCGAGACCGGCCGCGTCTGGACGCACGAGAACGGCGAGGCGCTGCACCCCGACTGGGTGTCCCGGCGCTTCGCCCGCCTCGTGGAGTTGTCCGGCCTGCCGCCCGTCCGCCTCCACGACCTACGCCACCTCGCCGCCACCCTGTCCCTGCTCGCCGGGAACGACATCAAGGTGGTCCAGGAGAAGCTCGGCCACTCCTCACGCCAGATCACCTCCGACACCTACACCAGCGTGCTGCCCGAGATGATGCGCGCCGAGGCCGAGTCGATCATGGCCGTCGTCCCCCGCGACATCACCTTCGCCGTGCACACCACGCTGGAGCTCCCCGGCACCATCTGGCAGGACGGCCTCGCCGTCCTCTTCGCCCACGGCGCACGACAGCCCGACGACACGTGGGCCGTCGGCGCACAGCCCCGGCCGGACGCCGACCTCCTGGGCATGGTCACGCTCGTCGGCCGAGGCCAGGAGGACGCCGCCAACGCGGCCGTGCGGTGGATACGTGATCACTGCGCCGCGAACGACCTGGAGCTGGTCCGGGTCGAGAACTTCAACGACCGCTACCCCGAGGAGCAGCGGTCGGACTTCTCGCTCACGCGCTTCACCGTCGGCCGCGCCGAGGACCCCGGACCGGACGGCTGGGAGCTGCCGACGGGCCTGCCAACCACCCGGCCCAGGAGGGCTCGTGGGGCTGCGAAGAGGCGCCGCAAGGCGGCCTGA
- a CDS encoding YtxH domain-containing protein — translation MRYKLTFAVGLTLGYVLGTRAGRERYEQLKKSARQIAQNPAVRNTAESAAQQGRQYAGKAYHAVSDKVGDRVPESVTQRVRSLRDRNTNGAPEDDWGTSTT, via the coding sequence ATGCGCTACAAGCTCACGTTCGCGGTCGGACTGACTCTGGGTTACGTGCTGGGCACCCGTGCCGGGCGCGAGCGCTACGAGCAGTTGAAGAAGTCCGCTCGCCAGATCGCCCAGAACCCCGCCGTCCGCAACACCGCGGAGTCGGCGGCGCAGCAGGGCCGTCAGTACGCGGGCAAGGCCTACCACGCGGTCAGTGACAAGGTCGGCGACCGCGTGCCGGAGTCGGTCACCCAGCGGGTGCGCTCACTGAGGGACCGCAACACGAACGGTGCACCGGAGGACGACTGGGGCACCAGCACCACCTGA
- a CDS encoding xylulokinase → MGIVAGLDSSPEFTRIVVCDADTGAVLKQGYAPHPMEGGRASDVDPQAWLLSLGEAAGGGLLEGVQAIGVSSQQNAVVPLDSQGNTVRPAMVGGDKRAQVSAADLVDALGGREAWAQAVGCVPQAAQPITKLRWLNKTEPDAAVRTAVLMQAHDWLVWQLLGRPVRRTTDRGGASGTGYWSAATGAYRADLVELALGHQAMLPEVIGPSDAAGTTPEGLLISAGTGETMAAAFGLGIGLGDAVVSLGASGSVMAVHPEALVDNSGMITSLADATGMHLPVVTTLNAVRTLRGASEMLGLSDLESLSDLAMKSTPGSHGLVLLPYLEGERTPNLPHTAGTLSGLRRESMKPEHLARAAFEGMLCGLADALDVLRGRGVEVRRVFLLGAAAELSAVQAAAPALFGAQVVVPQPADYAAIGAARQAAWALGVSQGTLDPRTPPMWQGPAAQVLEPGEELAVGQAVRQQYVSVREQTYPGAFR, encoded by the coding sequence ATGGGGATAGTCGCCGGGTTGGACAGCTCACCCGAATTCACTCGCATCGTCGTCTGCGACGCGGACACAGGTGCCGTGCTCAAGCAGGGGTACGCCCCGCACCCGATGGAGGGCGGCCGCGCGTCCGACGTGGACCCACAGGCCTGGCTGCTGTCCCTAGGTGAAGCCGCCGGTGGCGGTCTGCTCGAAGGCGTGCAGGCCATCGGTGTGTCGTCCCAGCAGAACGCCGTCGTCCCCCTGGACTCGCAGGGCAACACCGTCCGCCCCGCGATGGTCGGCGGTGACAAGCGCGCGCAGGTCTCCGCGGCCGATCTCGTCGACGCGCTGGGCGGGCGCGAGGCGTGGGCGCAGGCGGTGGGCTGCGTGCCGCAGGCCGCGCAGCCCATCACCAAACTGCGCTGGCTGAACAAGACCGAACCGGACGCCGCCGTACGCACCGCCGTCCTGATGCAGGCGCACGACTGGCTGGTGTGGCAGCTTCTCGGACGGCCGGTCAGACGGACCACCGACCGCGGTGGCGCCTCCGGCACCGGTTACTGGTCCGCCGCCACCGGCGCCTACCGTGCCGATCTGGTCGAGCTGGCTCTCGGCCACCAGGCGATGCTCCCCGAGGTGATCGGTCCCTCGGACGCGGCCGGTACGACTCCGGAGGGGCTGCTGATCTCCGCCGGGACCGGGGAGACCATGGCCGCCGCCTTCGGTCTCGGCATCGGGCTCGGGGACGCCGTCGTGTCGCTGGGCGCGTCCGGGTCCGTAATGGCGGTGCACCCCGAGGCGCTCGTCGACAACTCGGGGATGATCACCTCCCTGGCCGACGCGACCGGCATGCACCTGCCCGTCGTCACCACCCTGAACGCCGTACGGACCCTGCGCGGGGCCTCCGAGATGCTCGGACTGAGTGATCTGGAGAGCCTGTCCGATCTTGCGATGAAGTCGACGCCGGGCTCCCACGGGCTCGTGCTGCTCCCCTATCTGGAGGGTGAGCGGACGCCGAACCTGCCGCACACGGCGGGGACGCTGAGCGGGCTGCGGCGGGAGTCGATGAAGCCGGAGCACCTGGCGCGGGCCGCGTTCGAAGGCATGCTGTGCGGGCTCGCGGACGCGCTGGACGTGCTGCGCGGCCGGGGTGTGGAGGTGCGGCGGGTCTTCCTGCTGGGGGCCGCCGCCGAGCTGTCCGCCGTACAGGCCGCCGCGCCGGCGCTGTTCGGCGCGCAGGTCGTCGTACCGCAGCCGGCGGACTACGCGGCGATCGGTGCCGCCAGGCAGGCCGCCTGGGCGCTCGGGGTGTCGCAGGGGACGCTCGATCCGCGCACTCCGCCGATGTGGCAGGGTCCGGCCGCGCAGGTCCTGGAGCCGGGCGAGGAGCTGGCGGTGGGGCAGGCGGTGCGGCAGCAGTACGTGTCGGTGCGTGAGCAGACGTATCCCGGCGCCTTCCGCTAG